The Lepeophtheirus salmonis chromosome 1, UVic_Lsal_1.4, whole genome shotgun sequence genome has a segment encoding these proteins:
- the LOC121114535 gene encoding myosin light chain 1: MVDSDEVLKICDIYDWDGKGELDMFYLGDIMYALGLNITKKIMVGLGWQDEKEKKYCKFDEVVKLINEAHKTPDNCGTYHDYVELCKLYDKNENGTMMLAELENVISNLGDEVPKEDTAAVLAELCDAEDEDGFFPYTPFLDRLCGKA; encoded by the exons ATG gttGATTCTGACG AGGTTTTGAAAATCTGTGACATCTACGATTGGGATGGTAAAGGTGAATTGGACATGTTCTACTTGGGTGACATCATGTACGCCCTTGGACTCAACATCACCAAGAAAATCATGGTCGGATTAGGCTGGCAGGACGAGAAGGAGAAGAAGTATTGCAAATTTGATGAAGTTGTCAAACTCATCAATGAAGCCCACAAGACTCCTGACAACTGTGGAACCTATCACGACTACGTTGAGCTCTGCAAATTGTACGACAAGAACGAGAACGGAACCATGATGTTGGCTGAGTTAGAAAACGTTATCTCCAACTTGG GTGATGAAGTCCCTAAGGAAGACACTGCTGCTGTTTTGGCTGAACTCTGTGATGCTGAGGATGAAGATGGTTTCTTCCCTTATACCCCCTTCCTTGACAGACTATGCGGCAAGGCATAA